In one window of Chthoniobacterales bacterium DNA:
- a CDS encoding tyrosine recombinase XerC, with the protein MPAPDDALTGAYLDYLRDERNASPRTLDNYDRALRGAAEFLGAKSWHDAGPEDFRAHLFEMMKRNRSRATIRLEFAALRSFYRFLCERKGLAKNPLLDVALPKAEKRLPVFLTTSQIESLLRAPHQTEPEKQAPVWMPWRDAAILELFYSSGLRLAELAALDVRSIDPFNETIRVLGKGSKERVVPVGEPALQAIQEYRHRARVDSGPLFINKLRKRLGTSSIWKMVKKYLRLAQIPVPASPHKLRHSFATHLLDAGADLRSVQSLLGHASLSTTQIYTHVTTERLKKAYDDAHPRA; encoded by the coding sequence GTGCCCGCCCCTGATGATGCGCTGACCGGCGCCTACCTCGATTATTTGCGCGACGAGCGCAACGCCTCGCCGCGGACGTTGGACAATTACGACCGCGCCCTCCGCGGGGCGGCGGAGTTTCTGGGCGCAAAGTCCTGGCACGACGCGGGACCCGAGGATTTCCGCGCGCACCTGTTCGAGATGATGAAGCGCAACCGGTCGCGAGCGACCATCCGCCTCGAATTCGCCGCGCTGCGCAGCTTTTACAGGTTTCTGTGCGAGCGCAAAGGCCTCGCGAAGAATCCGCTTCTCGACGTCGCGCTGCCCAAGGCGGAGAAGCGGCTGCCGGTCTTTCTGACCACGTCGCAGATCGAGTCTCTCCTGCGCGCCCCGCACCAGACCGAACCTGAAAAGCAGGCGCCCGTCTGGATGCCGTGGCGCGACGCTGCCATCCTCGAGCTTTTTTACTCGAGCGGTTTGCGGCTGGCGGAACTCGCGGCTTTGGATGTGCGCAGCATCGACCCGTTCAACGAGACCATCCGCGTGCTGGGCAAAGGGTCCAAAGAGCGCGTGGTGCCGGTCGGCGAACCCGCGCTCCAAGCCATCCAAGAATACAGGCACCGCGCGCGGGTGGACTCCGGCCCGCTGTTCATCAACAAGCTGCGCAAGCGCCTCGGCACCTCGTCCATCTGGAAAATGGTCAAAAAATACCTTCGCCTCGCGCAGATCCCCGTGCCTGCAAGTCCGCACAAGTTGCGCCACAGCTTCGCCACGCACCTGCTCGATGCGGGGGCCGATCTGCGCAGCGTGCAAAGCCTGCTGGGCCACGCGAGTCTCTCGACCACGCAGATTTACACCCACGTGACGACGGAGCGGCTGAAGAAGGCCTACGATGACGCCCACCCGCGGGCGTAG
- a CDS encoding DUF4912 domain-containing protein: MKKSSSKTSSKTASKTPRRTKTAAAKKTARRKTKASKAPEDVHKFEAARPAGRRKAPARVLRPKSDIDNLGELPRSYGDDSIFVVAQEPHRLFCYWDYTLTDGLDGQVFLRHRREDSDEAEGEVAVPGESNSWYLAVREADAGYVVELGVYDHGKWRVLTRSGAVLTPRDSLAGPGDPVFANMPFHATFQQLVEKLRGEMREGESLAEALARLQKRGDVSVSNLTAAQRISLDTLLSTELGSLTSGDLGRFLSSPGASLFSGGFAPTSWPAPSSWTEAAGGVSSGFLALFGLIGASWSSAGAWSSALSSWSFSAMSSWSGASWGAESSWLSSWRTAPRGFFMHVNAEVIFYGGTHPDAKVTIDGKPVALRPDGSFRYHFVFPDGKYEIPVEATSPDGVETRRAVLRFERTTGREGDVGSTAQPSLGAPVGRQA; this comes from the coding sequence ATGAAAAAATCTTCCAGCAAAACCTCATCCAAGACCGCTTCCAAAACACCCCGCAGGACAAAGACCGCCGCGGCGAAAAAAACGGCGCGGAGGAAAACGAAGGCCTCCAAGGCGCCCGAAGACGTGCACAAGTTCGAGGCCGCGCGTCCGGCCGGAAGACGCAAAGCGCCTGCGCGCGTCCTGAGGCCGAAGTCCGACATCGACAATCTCGGCGAACTGCCGCGCAGCTACGGTGATGACAGCATCTTCGTCGTCGCACAGGAACCGCACCGCCTTTTTTGCTATTGGGATTACACGCTGACCGACGGGCTTGACGGGCAGGTCTTCCTCCGCCATCGCCGGGAAGACTCGGACGAAGCCGAGGGTGAAGTGGCAGTGCCGGGTGAATCCAACAGCTGGTATCTCGCAGTGCGTGAAGCCGATGCGGGCTACGTTGTCGAATTGGGCGTCTATGACCACGGAAAGTGGCGAGTCCTCACCCGCTCCGGCGCGGTCCTCACCCCGAGAGACTCGCTCGCCGGCCCCGGTGATCCGGTCTTCGCCAACATGCCTTTCCACGCAACATTCCAGCAGCTCGTGGAGAAGTTGCGCGGCGAGATGCGCGAAGGCGAAAGCCTCGCCGAAGCGCTGGCTCGCCTGCAGAAGCGCGGCGATGTCTCGGTTTCGAACCTCACGGCGGCGCAGCGCATCTCGCTCGACACGCTGCTTTCGACAGAACTCGGCTCGCTCACCTCCGGCGACCTCGGGCGATTCCTCAGTTCGCCCGGGGCGAGCCTGTTCTCGGGCGGATTTGCACCGACTTCGTGGCCGGCACCAAGCTCCTGGACGGAGGCAGCGGGCGGGGTTTCCAGCGGTTTTTTGGCATTGTTCGGCTTGATCGGCGCCTCGTGGAGCAGCGCCGGAGCCTGGTCGTCGGCCCTGTCCAGCTGGTCGTTTTCCGCCATGTCGAGCTGGAGCGGCGCAAGCTGGGGAGCGGAAAGCAGCTGGCTGTCGAGTTGGCGCACCGCTCCACGCGGCTTTTTCATGCATGTGAACGCCGAGGTGATTTTTTACGGGGGCACGCACCCCGATGCCAAAGTCACCATCGACGGCAAGCCCGTCGCCCTGCGTCCGGACGGAAGCTTCCGCTACCATTTCGTCTTTCCCGACGGGAAATACGAGATCCCCGTCGAGGCAACGTCGCCCGATGGCGTGGAAACGCGGCGTGCGGTTTTGCGCTTCGAACGCACCACGGGTCGCGAAGGTGATGTGGGATCCACCGCGCAACCGTCTCTCGGCGCACCGGTCGGGCGGCAGGCGTAA